From one uncultured Paludibacter sp. genomic stretch:
- a CDS encoding conserved hypothetical protein (Evidence 4 : Unknown function but conserved in other organisms): MQCRLLTALFINTPSNMKILNVSLLDEITQQARNNPRLRMNYNLHENLDSKAQRLFNALEPGTELPIHRHKETAETYILIRGKLAVIFYXDDKNITDKCILXKETGNFGIHIPKGQWHTIEVLEHGTVIFEVKDGPYIPLANDDMLK, from the coding sequence TTGCAATGCCGTTTGTTGACGGCATTGTTTATAAATACTCCATCAAATATGAAAATTTTAAATGTTTCTCTTTTAGATGAAATAACCCAACAAGCAAGAAACAACCCGCGTTTGCGTATGAATTACAATTTACACGAAAACTTGGATTCTAAAGCTCAACGGTTATTTAATGCATTGGAGCCGGGTACAGAACTTCCTATTCACAGACATAAAGAAACAGCCGAAACTTATATACTGATTAGGGGAAAATTAGCCGTAATATTTTACNATGACGACAAAAATATTACAGATAAATGTATACTCNATAAAGAAACCGGTAATTTTGGCATTCACATTCCTAAAGGTCAATGGCATACTATAGAAGTGTTAGAACACGGAACAGTTATTTTTGAAGTTAAAGATGGACCTTATATACCTCTCGCAAACGATGACATGTTAAAATAA
- a CDS encoding Dipeptidyl-peptidase III — protein sequence MKKVIIFFMTTILMACGGKQTAEQIQKTPXIDSFKFSVDKFADIEILRYRVPDFEKLTLKQKELVYYLTQAALEGRDIIYDQNNKYNLTIRRTLEAVYENYKGDRXSKDFQXLTTYLKRVWMANGIHHHYSEDKFQPEFSAAFFAETVKXIDSTKLPLEKGETXETLIKQLNPIIFDPKVFPKKVNQADGMDLITTSAENYYEGVTQKEVEDFYNKMKNPKDTTPVSYGLNSKLVKENGKLVEKTYKVGGMYDAALTKIVGWLEKAKNVAENAQQXKVIXTLIDYYKTGDLKTFDKYSIEWVKDLNSLIDFVNGFTESYGDPLGMKASWESIANFKNLEATKRTEIISSNAQWFEDNSPTDKKFKKEKVKGVSAKVITAAILAGDCYPSTPIGINLPNSNWIRAHYGSKSVTIENITEAYDRASLGNGFYEEFMWSPEEINRSKEFGALTDNLHTDXHECLGHGSGKLLPGVDPDALKAYGSTIEEARADLFGLYYLGDKKLVELGLLPNTNAYKAEYYKYMMNGLMTQLTRIQPGKNIEEAHMRNRALIAYWVYEKGKTDKVVEFKKRDGKTFVVINDYDKMHTLLGQLLAEIQRIKSTGDFEGGRDLVENYGVKVNPILHKEVLERYKKLNLAPYRGFVNPVYTAVTDKKGKITDVRISYDEDYITQHLRYSKEYSSLPNFN from the coding sequence ATGAAAAAAGTAATAATATTTTTTATGACAACAATTTTAATGGCATGTGGAGGAAAACAAACCGCAGAACAAATTCAAAAAACTCCCGNCATTGACAGTTTCAAATTCTCGGTGGATAAATTTGCCGATATAGAAATTCTTCGCTATCGCGTTCCGGATTTTGAAAAATTAACACTGAAACAAAAAGAATTGGTTTATTATCTTACACAAGCAGCTCTCGAAGGNCGCGATATTATTTACGACCAAAATAACAAATATAATCTTACCATTCGCCGTACATTGGAAGCAGTATATGAAAATTACAAAGGCGACCGCAANAGTAAAGATTTCCAANAACTTACAACATATCTGAAACGAGTTTGGATGGCAAACGGAATTCATCATCATTATTCCGAAGATAAATTTCAACCTGAATTTAGCGCAGCATTTTTTGCAGAAACAGTGAAAANTATCGACAGTACAAAACTTCCCCTTGAAAAAGGTGAAACGNTGGAAACATTGATTAAACAATTAAATCCTATTATTTTTGATCCGAAAGTTTTCCCTAAAAAAGTAAATCAAGCAGATGGAATGGACTTAATTACCACTTCTGCTGAAAATTACTACGAAGGCGTAACACAAAAAGAAGTGGAAGATTTTTATAATAAAATGAAAAATCCCAAAGACACAACGCCTGTTTCTTACGGATTAAACAGTAAATTGGTAAAAGAAAACGGAAAACTGGTTGAAAAAACATATAAAGTAGGCGGAATGTATGACGCAGCGTTGACAAAAATTGTAGGGTGGCTTGAAAAAGCAAAAAACGTGGCTGAAAACGCCCAACAANAAAAGGTAATAANCACATTAATAGATTATTATAAAACAGGCGATTTAAAGACGTTTGATAAATACAGCATTGAATGGGTAAAAGATTTAAATTCGCTTATTGATTTTGTAAACGGTTTTACCGAATCTTATGGAGATCCGTTAGGAATGAAAGCAAGTTGGGAAAGCATTGCCAATTTCAAAAATCTGGAGGCAACAAAACGCACCGAAATTATCAGCAGCAATGCTCAATGGTTTGAAGACAATTCCCCTACCGATAAAAAGTTCAAAAAAGAAAAAGTGAAAGGCGTTTCGGCTAAAGTAATTACTGCGGCAATTCTTGCCGGCGACTGTTATCCTTCTACGCCCATCGGCATCAATTTACCTAATTCAAACTGGATTCGAGCACATTACGGTTCAAAATCGGTAACAATTGAAAACATTACCGAAGCTTACGACAGAGCTTCACTCGGAAACGGATTTTACGAAGAATTTATGTGGTCGCCGGAAGAAATAAATCGTTCAAAAGAATTTGGCGCCTTGACCGATAATCTTCATACCGATTTNCATGAATGTCTCGGACACGGTTCAGGAAAATTGCTTCCCGGAGTTGATCCTGATGCATTAAAAGCGTATGGTTCAACAATAGAAGAAGCACGCGCCGATTTATTCGGACTGTATTATTTAGGCGACAAAAAGTTAGTAGAATTAGGTTTACTTCCTAACACTAACGCTTATAAAGCAGAATATTACAAATATATGATGAATGGTTTAATGACACAACTTACACGTATTCAACCCGGTAAAAATATTGAAGAAGCGCATATGCGTAATCGTGCGTTAATTGCTTATTGGGTATATGAAAAAGGAAAAACAGACAAAGTGGTTGAATTTAAAAAACGCGATGGAAAAACATTTGTCGTAATTAATGATTATGATAAGATGCACACACTTTTAGGTCAGTTGTTGGCTGAAATTCAACGCATTAAATCTACAGGCGATTTTGAAGGAGGACGTGATTTGGTAGAAAATTACGGTGTAAAAGTAAATCCGATTCTACACAAAGAAGTGCTCGAACGTTACAAAAAACTGAATTTAGCTCCTTATCGTGGTTTTGTAAATCCTGTTTACACAGCCGTAACCGATAAAAAAGGAAAAATTACGGACGTGAGAATTTCGTATGATGAAGATTATATTACACAGCACTTGCGTTACTCAAAAGAGTATTCGAGTTTGCCTAACTTCAATTAA
- the fcl gene encoding bifunctional GDP-fucose synthetase: GDP-4-dehydro-6-deoxy-D-mannose epimerase and GDP-4-dehydro-6-L-deoxygalactose reductase (Evidence 2a : Function from experimental evidences in other organisms; PubMedId : 7815923, 8759852, 9473059, 9862812; Product type e : enzyme) — MNKDSKIYVAGHLGLVGSAIWNNLKMKGYTNLIGKSIKELDLMDGASVARFFEEEKPEYVFLAAAHVGGIVANNVYRADFIYRNLQIQNNVIGESYKYGVKKLLFLGSTCIYPKEAPQPMSEDALLTSPLEYTNEPYAIAKIAGLKMCESFNIQYGTNFIAVMPTNLYGPNDNFDLEKSHVLPAMIRKIYLADCLKNNKWDAIIKDMNKRPVEGVSGQNSKDEIIEKLSKYGITSQSVNLWGTGKPMREFLWSEEMADACVFVMENVDFEDLKQGKTEIRNCHINIGTGKEISIADLANLVKTTISYSGEIKFDTTKPDGTMRKLIDVSKLNSLGWKHKIEIEEGVKKLYDWYVKNL, encoded by the coding sequence ATGAATAAAGACAGTAAAATATACGTTGCAGGGCATTTAGGATTGGTTGGTTCTGCAATTTGGAATAACCTGAAAATGAAAGGTTATACCAATTTGATAGGAAAATCAATTAAAGAATTAGATTTAATGGATGGAGCTTCTGTGGCTCGTTTTTTCGAAGAAGAAAAACCGGAATATGTTTTTCTTGCAGCAGCTCACGTAGGAGGAATTGTTGCAAATAATGTTTATCGTGCAGACTTTATTTATCGTAACTTGCAGATACAGAATAATGTAATTGGCGAAAGTTATAAATATGGTGTAAAAAAACTCCTTTTTCTTGGCAGTACGTGTATTTATCCGAAAGAGGCGCCTCAACCGATGAGTGAAGATGCTCTATTGACTTCTCCCCTTGAATATACAAACGAACCGTATGCTATTGCAAAAATTGCGGGTTTGAAAATGTGTGAGAGTTTTAATATCCAATATGGTACAAATTTTATAGCAGTGATGCCTACTAATTTGTATGGTCCTAATGATAATTTTGATTTGGAAAAAAGCCATGTTTTGCCGGCAATGATTCGTAAAATATATTTGGCGGATTGTTTGAAAAATAACAAATGGGATGCAATTATAAAAGATATGAATAAAAGACCGGTGGAAGGAGTTTCGGGACAAAATTCAAAGGATGAAATCATCGAAAAATTATCGAAATACGGAATTACCTCGCAAAGTGTTAATCTGTGGGGCACAGGAAAACCGATGCGTGAATTCCTTTGGAGTGAAGAAATGGCGGATGCTTGTGTTTTTGTAATGGAAAATGTTGATTTTGAAGATTTGAAACAAGGGAAAACGGAAATTCGCAATTGTCATATCAATATCGGAACAGGAAAAGAAATAAGTATTGCAGATTTAGCAAATTTAGTAAAAACAACCATTAGCTATTCCGGAGAAATTAAATTTGATACAACTAAACCGGACGGAACAATGCGAAAACTTATAGATGTGTCGAAGTTAAATTCGCTTGGGTGGAAACATAAAATTGAAATTGAAGAAGGTGTGAAAAAACTTTACGACTGGTACGTCAAAAACTTATAA
- a CDS encoding Sugar transferase (fragment): MAGVFISEYIFLFLYFAYRYATQYDVPXSTVEKRENAILIPSEPLTANEKAGREREIKKQTNDRIFNYLDKNTSLFDSSTNILSGLNIEQLQNLPNYTCSTFVQLTKLNKIRGINKMLFLINEKLPDDGKIVIFYKTQSTIKRNIYERFPVVISDFIYLSYFIFHRILPKSFFTQRLYFDVTKGERRILSKTEVLGRLIFCGFQIEKQRKIEDVNLVIAKRIKQSEPIKPRRNYGPFIKLKXCGKDGKMFFVYKMRTMHPYSEFLQGYIYETNQLQEGGKFNKDIRVTSMGRFMRKYWLDELPMIFNLLKGDMKLIGVRPLSAHYFGLYSPELQEKRTKFRPGLLPPFYADMPKTLDEIQASELKYLSQCEKKGVLITDVKYFFLILKNIIFKKAHSA; this comes from the coding sequence ATGGCTGGAGTATTTATTTCGGAATATATTTTCTTATTTTTATATTTTGCTTACAGGTACGCAACTCAGTACGACGTTCCTGNATCAACTGTTGAAAAGCGTGAAAATGCAATATTAATACCTTCTGAACCTTTAACAGCCAATGAAAAAGCTGGCCGTGAAAGAGAAATAAAAAAGCAAACAAATGATAGAATATTTAATTATTTAGATAAAAATACCTCATTATTTGACAGTTCCACCAATATATTATCGGGTCTGAATATTGAACAATTGCAAAATTTACCAAATTATACTTGTTCAACTTTTGTTCAATTGACAAAATTAAATAAGATAAGAGGTATTAATAAAATGCTTTTTCTTATAAATGAAAAATTACCTGATGATGGAAAAATTGTAATTTTTTATAAAACACAAAGTACAATTAAACGGAATATTTATGAACGCTTTCCGGTTGTTATTAGTGATTTTATTTATTTATCCTATTTTATTTTTCATCGAATTTTGCCAAAATCCTTTTTTACGCAACGTTTGTATTTTGACGTTACAAAAGGCGAAAGAAGAATATTATCAAAGACTGAAGTATTGGGAAGATTAATTTTTTGCGGTTTTCAAATAGAAAAACAAAGAAAAATAGAAGACGTGAATTTAGTGATTGCTAAACGCATAAAACAATCGGAACCGATTAAACCTCGCAGAAATTACGGACCNTTTATTAAACTNAAANGATGCGGNAAAGACGGTAAAATGTTTTTTGTATATAAAATGCGTACAATGCATCCCTATTCCGAATTTCTTCAAGGTTATATTTATGAAACAAATCAATTGCAAGAAGGCGGAAAATTTAATAAGGATATCCGCGTAACTTCAATGGGTAGATTTATGCGAAAATACTGGCTTGATGAGCTACCTATGATATTTAATCTTTTAAAAGGCGATATGAAATTAATAGGAGTAAGACCTTTAAGCGCTCATTACTTTGGATTATACTCTCCTGAATTGCAAGAAAAACGCACCAAATTCCGTCCGGGTTTGCTCCCTCCCTTTTATGCCGATATGCCTAAAACATTGGATGAAATTCAAGCATCGGAATTAAAATATTTGAGCCAATGCGAGAAAAAAGGTGTTTTAATAACCGATGTTAAATACTTTTTCTTAATTTTGAAAAATATTATTTTCAAAAAAGCACATAGCGCTTAA
- a CDS encoding conserved exported hypothetical protein (Evidence 4 : Unknown function but conserved in other organisms): MKKKIFYSVILAFLLVACVKNKEKSESSTSTDSIVSVTENKESTGETEKPNWIGDYKGILPCADCDGIETLLSLNEDTTYFLKMDYIGKGQPVIDKGIFSWNEDHSKIIIQSENGSQQYLLGEGTLTMLNSEGKVTEGELANDYVLKKQ, encoded by the coding sequence ATGAAAAAGAAAATATTTTATTCTGTTATTCTCGCTTTTTTGCTTGTTGCCTGCGTAAAAAATAAAGAGAAATCCGAAAGTTCAACGTCAACCGATTCTATTGTAAGCGTAACGGAGAATAAGGAATCAACAGGTGAAACAGAAAAACCAAACTGGATTGGCGATTACAAAGGAATTCTTCCTTGTGCCGATTGCGATGGGATTGAAACACTTCTCAGTTTAAATGAAGATACCACCTACTTTCTAAAGATGGACTATATAGGAAAAGGACAACCTGTTATTGATAAGGGAATTTTCAGTTGGAACGAAGATCATTCAAAAATTATTATACAATCTGAAAACGGTTCACAACAATACCTTTTAGGAGAAGGAACATTAACGATGCTTAATTCTGAAGGAAAAGTAACCGAAGGAGAATTGGCAAATGATTATGTTTTGAAAAAGCAATAA
- a CDS encoding conserved membrane hypothetical protein (Evidence 4 : Unknown function but conserved in other organisms) — translation MLENIDEELVRCRPCGYVMKKSELDKIGVCPACGLPHTVFEPYREKVSPKRLFLLDLDIHPIAIHLSQTFVAMIPFLMLFXXXFPNILDEVITNVVAFSIFVFPXTLILSFISGILDGLTRFKTLETPLLKGKIYYGIAILLISSALLLSFVFLPNKYGIINILLGFAALYCAVKLGMMGKKLINVILPGTYQRRKKKIVPQKVTATPKKAEAKLREKELKKTSNIS, via the coding sequence ATGTTAGAAAATATAGATGAAGAATTGGTAAGATGTCGTCCTTGTGGTTATGTGATGAAAAAAAGCGAGTTAGATAAAATCGGAGTTTGTCCTGCTTGCGGTTTGCCTCATACTGTTTTTGAACCTTATCGTGAAAAGGTTTCACCAAAACGTTTGTTTTTGTTGGATTTGGATATTCATCCTATCGCCATCCATCTTTCGCAAACTTTTGTNGCGATGATTCCTTTCTTAATGCTTTTTCANTTNNTATTTCCTAATATTTTGGATGAAGTAATAACAAACGTAGTTGCTTTTTCAATTTTTGTATTCCCNNTGACATTGATTCTTTCTTTCATCTCCGGAATTTTAGATGGATTGACGCGTTTTAAAACATTGGAAACGCCACTATTAAAAGGTAAAATCTATTATGGCATAGCTATTTTGTTGATTTCAAGTGCATTGTTACTTTCCTTTGTTTTCTTGCCAAACAAATACGGTATCATTAATATTTTATTAGGGTTTGCAGCGTTGTATTGTGCCGTAAAATTAGGTATGATGGGGAAAAAACTTATTAACGTAATTCTTCCCGGTACCTATCAACGTCGGAAGAAAAAAATAGTACCCCAAAAAGTAACTGCCACTCCTAAAAAAGCGGAAGCGAAATTGAGAGAAAAAGAACTGAAAAAGACGAGTAATATCTCTTGA
- a CDS encoding hypothetical protein (Evidence 5 : Unknown function) — protein METYDVIIIGAGPGGLRCAEILSKSSLKALVLEQNLQINNKGINFLLMPSVF, from the coding sequence TTGGAAACGTATGATGTAATAATAATTGGGGCAGGACCCGGCGGGCTTCGATGCGCTGAAATTCTTTCAAAATCTTCATTAAAAGCACTTGTATTGGAACAAAATTTGCAAATAAATAATAAGGGCATCAATTTTTTGTTGATGCCCTCTGTTTTTTAA
- a CDS encoding conserved hypothetical protein (Evidence 4 : Unknown function but conserved in other organisms) — protein MNLLPQDEITLQKRGISKQQIEEQLNYFKTGFPFLEIRSEASIGNGIIKLSDDEKNTYLKTWEDYLKTDASVLKFVPASGAASRMFKDLFEFLEKESNIPTTDFEKKFFSEIDKFAFYDDLNTVCLKNTEKTILQLIAENQYKEVAANLLIEKGLNYGSLPKGLLKFHSYPTEKRTPMQEHLVEGALYAKNKTNQVNIHFTVSNEHRNLFEKHLNECQTEYEQKLGVKFDVGFSEQKPSTDTIAADADNNPFRENEELLFRPGGHGALIANLNDIDSAIIFIKNIDNVVPDSLKDETITYKKLIAGVLVYLQKQSFAYLKELENENISDAKLAVIAQFCEAKLNNHPNNKKLRGKELRAYLIRKLNRPMRVCGMVKNEGEPGGGPFITLNTDGTYSPQILESSQISKENKEMMMNSTHFNPVDLVCAVKDYKGNKFNLLXYVXKNTGFISSKSKSGKELKALELPGLWNGAMSDWNTIFVEVPIETFNPVKTVNDLLRREHQ, from the coding sequence ATGAATCTTCTTCCACAAGACGAAATAACGCTGCAAAAACGCGGAATTTCAAAACAACAAATCGAGGAACAATTGAATTATTTCAAAACAGGTTTTCCATTTCTTGAAATTCGCAGTGAAGCTTCTATTGGTAATGGAATTATAAAATTATCCGATGATGAAAAAAACACCTATCTCAAAACGTGGGAAGATTATTTAAAAACAGATGCGTCTGTATTAAAATTTGTGCCTGCTTCGGGTGCAGCAAGCCGTATGTTTAAAGATTTGTTTGAGTTTTTGGAAAAAGAAAGTAATATTCCAACCACCGATTTTGAAAAGAAATTTTTTTCAGAAATAGATAAATTTGCTTTTTATGATGATTTAAATACAGTTTGTCTGAAAAATACGGAAAAAACTATCCTGCAATTAATCGCAGAAAATCAATATAAAGAAGTTGCTGCCAATCTACTGATAGAAAAAGGATTAAATTACGGTTCACTTCCAAAAGGATTATTAAAATTTCACTCCTACCCGACTGAAAAACGTACACCAATGCAGGAACATTTGGTTGAAGGAGCATTGTATGCCAAAAATAAAACCAATCAGGTAAATATACATTTCACGGTTTCAAATGAACACAGAAATTTATTTGAAAAACATTTAAATGAATGTCAAACAGAATATGAACAGAAACTGGGTGTAAAATTCGATGTTGGATTTTCGGAACAAAAACCGTCCACAGATACAATTGCAGCTGATGCCGATAATAATCCGTTCCGTGAAAACGAAGAGTTATTATTTCGTCCCGGCGGACACGGCGCATTGATTGCAAATTTGAATGATATTGATTCTGCTATCATCTTTATTAAGAATATTGACAATGTTGTACCGGATTCATTAAAAGACGAAACAATTACGTACAAAAAATTAATTGCAGGCGTTCTTGTGTACTTGCAAAAACAAAGTTTTGCTTATCTCAAGGAATTGGAAAACGAAAATATTTCTGATGCAAAACTGGCTGTAATTGCACAATTTTGTGAAGCAAAACTTAATAATCACCCAAACAATAAAAAATTAAGAGGGAAAGAATTGCGAGCATATTTAATTCGTAAACTCAATCGNCCGATGCGTGTGTGCGGAATGGTAAAAAACGAAGGAGAACCCGGAGGAGGACCATTTATTACTTTAAATACGGACGGAACTTATTCTCCTCAAATTTTAGAAAGTTCACAAATAAGCAAAGAGAATAAAGAAATGATGATGAATTCTACGCACTTTAATCCTGTAGATTTGGTTTGTGCCGTAAAAGATTATAAAGGGAATAAATTTAATTTGTTGCANTACGTAGANAAAAATACCGGTTTTATTTCTTCCAAATCAAAAAGCGGGAAAGAACTTAAAGCGCTGGAACTTCCCGGACTTTGGAATGGAGCAATGAGCGATTGGAATACAATTTTCGTTGAAGTGCCGATAGAAACATTCAATCCGGTAAAAACAGTGAACGATTTATTAAGAAGAGAACATCAGTAA
- a CDS encoding conserved hypothetical protein (Evidence 4 : Unknown function but conserved in other organisms) yields MKRIFSLILTVLLFNIVSYSQDIPQHISYTRIYDFLDEMANEKYIELNSTVKPYSRSFITEKLMETKKIEVELNQRQKDELYFFLEDYALEXNKLSDYDLPVWINDDLRLDVLPPVFQYKDTMFRARIQPXLGANIFKNKNGSVTQRWFGVDFQSMIGKHLSVYGSLRDLANIGDTLSRYNYLNQMPGYQYKEASYGFDYSDSRGGVKYAWNWGSVGLIKDNIIWGDNYHGSNIISGRVPSFPMITLRIKPVNWFEMNYIHGWLVSNVKDSAKYYVENGTKIWYRNHNKFIAANMFTFTPYRNLNISFGNSIVYAENNVQPGYLLPIAFYKSIDHTMTKGIATENQNSQMFLNISSRNIKHLHWFTSVYVDEFSLSRXKSSNKESNPISYKXGGKLSNLPVENLSITGEFTRSAIIVYKHSIDVLTYTSNSYNLGHYLGDNAQEIYLSVGYKPVRGLDLSLNYTNAKHGNEYNYVRRVGTTNVIKNIISQXFMNDVIWTNKTVEFNVLYEVLNNVYAVLNIANSNIQGHDAISDPITGEVRMTAQETLNYYTPAFLQGKNTTFTLGLSFGF; encoded by the coding sequence ATGAAAAGAATCTTTTCATTAATACTTACTGTATTGCTTTTTAACATTGTAAGTTACAGTCAGGATATTCCTCAGCACATTTCATACACACGTATTTATGATTTTTTGGATGAAATGGCTAATGAAAAATATATAGAACTAAATTCGACAGTTAAACCTTATTCGCGAAGTTTTATTACTGAAAAATTGATGGAAACAAAAAAAATAGAAGTAGAACTTAATCAACGTCAAAAAGATGAGCTTTATTTTTTTCTTGAAGATTATGCTTTGGAAATNAATAAATTGTCGGATTATGATTTGCCTGTTTGGATAAATGATGATCTTCGTTTGGATGTGTTACCTCCTGTTTTTCAATATAAAGACACCATGTTTCGAGCAAGAATTCAACCGNTATTAGGAGCCAATATTTTCAAAAATAAAAATGGGAGCGTTACTCAACGTTGGTTTGGTGTCGATTTTCAGTCTATGATTGGCAAACATTTAAGTGTTTACGGAAGTTTACGAGATTTAGCAAATATAGGAGATACGCTTTCCAGATATAATTATTTGAATCAAATGCCAGGTTATCAATATAAAGAAGCAAGCTACGGATTTGATTACAGCGATTCACGCGGAGGTGTAAAATATGCTTGGAATTGGGGTTCTGTAGGGTTGATAAAAGATAATATCATTTGGGGCGATAATTATCATGGTTCCAACATTATTTCGGGGCGTGTTCCTTCTTTCCCAATGATAACATTAAGAATCAAACCGGTAAATTGGTTTGAGATGAATTATATACACGGATGGTTGGTTTCTAACGTAAAAGATAGCGCCAAATATTACGTCGAAAATGGAACAAAAATTTGGTATAGAAATCACAATAAGTTCATTGCTGCCAATATGTTTACGTTTACCCCGTATCGGAATTTGAATATTTCATTCGGGAATTCTATTGTTTACGCTGAAAATAATGTACAGCCGGGTTATTTGCTTCCTATTGCATTTTACAAATCCATTGACCATACGATGACNAAAGGAATTGCTACCGAAAATCAAAATTCACAGATGTTTTTGAATATCAGTTCAAGGAATATAAAACATTTGCATTGGTTTACATCTGTTTATGTGGATGAATTTAGTTTGAGCAGATTNAAATCTTCAAATAAAGAAAGCAATCCNATTTCTTATAAANTGGGNGGGAAACTGTCAAATCTTCCCGTTGAAAATTTGAGTATTACAGGAGAATTTACACGNTCAGCTATTATTGTTTATAAACATTCTATCGACGTATTGACCTACACCTCAAATAGTTATAATTTAGGACATTATTTGGGAGATAATGCTCAGGAAATATATCTCTCTGTGGGATATAAGCCAGTTCGTGGTTTAGATTTGAGCTTAAATTATACAAATGCTAAGCATGGAAACGAATATAATTATGTTCGAAGAGTTGGGACTACCAATGTAATTAAAAATATTATCAGTCAACNGTTTATGAACGATGTGATTTGGACAAATAAAACCGTTGAATTTAATGTGTTATATGAAGTTCTGAATAATGTTTATGCCGTTCTAAACATAGCAAACAGCAATATTCAAGGGCATGACGCAATATCTGATCCTATAACAGGGGAAGTTAGAATGACGGCACAAGAAACTTTAAATTATTATACTCCTGCATTTTTACAAGGAAAAAATACTACATTCACCTTGGGATTGAGTTTCGGTTTCTAA
- the coaE gene encoding Dephospho-CoA kinase yields the protein MQKPIIIGITGGIGGGKSTFSEFLRECGELVFDTDLEAKNIQDIDSKTIFEIKNLFGEKIYTEKGLDRVTVAKIVFNDKKKLYELNEIIHPKVKNRFKEWVKKHSDRKYLFMECAILYEAGFDAFVDKVVVVTAPEDIRIRRVILRDGLDEKQVRERIKNQIPDEEKITKANWVVNTDNCRKNIECVKDFLEMINS from the coding sequence ATGCAAAAGCCAATTATTATAGGAATTACAGGTGGAATAGGAGGTGGTAAATCTACTTTCTCCGAATTTTTACGTGAATGTGGAGAATTGGTTTTTGATACCGATTTGGAAGCTAAAAATATTCAAGATATTGATAGCAAGACTATTTTTGAGATAAAAAATCTTTTTGGAGAAAAAATTTATACCGAAAAAGGACTGGATAGAGTAACGGTAGCAAAAATTGTTTTTAATGATAAGAAAAAGCTTTATGAATTAAATGAAATCATCCATCCGAAAGTGAAAAATCGGTTTAAGGAATGGGTNAAAAAACACTCGGATAGAAAATATCTTTTTATGGAATGTGCCATTTTGTACGAAGCGGGGTTTGATGCTTTTGTAGATAAAGTGGTAGTTGTTACAGCTCCTGAAGATATAAGAATAAGACGAGTAATATTACGAGATGGCTTAGACGAGAAACAGGTAAGAGAAAGAATAAAAAATCAAATTCCGGATGAAGAGAAAATAACTAAAGCTAATTGGGTGGTAAATACCGACAACTGCCGAAAAAATATTGAATGTGTAAAAGATTTCTTAGAAATGATTAATAGCTAA